A window from Cryobacterium sp. PAMC25264 encodes these proteins:
- a CDS encoding DUF4406 domain-containing protein, giving the protein MAASLMILIAGPYRSGTGDDPVLLRQNLDRLEEAAWPIFRAGHLPMIGEWVALPVLASAGVTDVAHPLAADVMYPTAERLLERCDGVLRLPGESQGADQDVVIARRLGIPVYTSLDEVPGVGAPLPQS; this is encoded by the coding sequence ATGGCCGCATCCCTGATGATCCTGATCGCCGGCCCGTACCGCTCGGGCACGGGCGACGACCCCGTGCTGCTCCGCCAGAACCTTGACCGGCTCGAGGAGGCGGCCTGGCCGATCTTCCGCGCCGGCCACCTGCCGATGATCGGCGAGTGGGTGGCGCTGCCCGTGCTCGCCAGCGCCGGGGTGACGGATGTCGCGCATCCGTTGGCCGCCGACGTCATGTACCCCACCGCCGAGCGCCTGCTCGAGCGGTGCGACGGCGTGCTGAGGCTCCCCGGCGAGTCCCAGGGGGCCGACCAGGATGTGGTCATCGCCCGCCGCCTGGGCATCCCCGTGTACACGAGCCTGGACGAGGTGCCCGGCGTCGGTGCGCCCCTGCCGCAGTCGTGA
- a CDS encoding helix-turn-helix domain-containing protein, translating into MPTPHDLEGLRVVAHPLRLKLLSLLTAESLSAAEAARVLGESQANVSYHLRRLAQAGLVQLVEEARVRGGVAKRYRHDPASGEALASGDADEHRALMSAMAAELVQRSARYEPGAPIVFTDAEVSLPAEAWQRVRDLGRELGRLLHDEAVAAGTPGAVRVAAMVALFPVAPALAAPSPATPATETPVSAPLTPAPVSPAPLTPATLSRAPLTPATLSPVPPASEAPASDAPAAQAPLSSDPGAE; encoded by the coding sequence ATGCCCACTCCCCACGACCTCGAGGGCCTGCGTGTGGTGGCCCATCCTCTCCGGCTCAAACTGCTCTCCCTGCTCACGGCCGAGAGCCTGAGCGCCGCCGAGGCCGCCCGGGTTCTCGGCGAGAGCCAGGCGAACGTGAGCTACCACCTGCGCCGGTTGGCCCAGGCGGGTCTCGTGCAGCTGGTCGAGGAGGCCCGGGTGCGTGGCGGTGTCGCCAAGCGCTACCGGCACGATCCGGCGTCGGGCGAGGCCCTCGCCAGCGGGGACGCGGACGAACACCGGGCGTTGATGTCGGCCATGGCGGCCGAGCTGGTGCAGCGCAGTGCCCGCTACGAACCGGGGGCGCCGATCGTCTTCACCGACGCCGAGGTTTCGCTGCCCGCCGAGGCGTGGCAGCGGGTGCGCGACCTCGGGCGTGAACTGGGCCGGCTCCTCCACGACGAGGCCGTGGCCGCCGGCACTCCCGGTGCCGTGCGCGTGGCCGCCATGGTGGCCCTCTTCCCGGTCGCCCCGGCCCTCGCGGCCCCGAGCCCCGCGACCCCGGCCACCGAGACCCCTGTCTCCGCGCCCCTCACCCCTGCGCCCGTCAGCCCCGCGCCCCTCACCCCTGCGACCCTCAGCCGCGCGCCCCTCACCCCTGCGACCCTCAGCCCCGTGCCCCCGGCCTCTGAAGCCCCGGCCTCCGACGCGCCGGCCGCTCAAGCCCCGCTCTCCTCCGATCCCGGCGCGGAGTGA
- a CDS encoding DeoR/GlpR family DNA-binding transcription regulator — protein sequence MLAAERQALLLARLARDGKVVAKEIAAELGLSDDSVRRDLRELAAAGLCQRVYGGALPVSAALAQYADRTLVQPASKDRIATRAAQLITPGSTVILDGGTTTLAVVRALPAELVCTVITHSPTIAAALVPHAGVEVYLIGGRLFKHSAVACGAAAVEAAQAVSADLFLLGVTGVHATAGLTTGDVEEAAMKRALAGRAADTYVLASAEKVGAASPYRVLPLGDVAGIVTDTAADHPALVDLRDAGVAILAA from the coding sequence ATGCTGGCAGCGGAACGACAGGCCCTCCTCCTCGCTCGACTGGCCCGCGACGGCAAGGTGGTGGCCAAGGAGATCGCGGCCGAACTGGGCCTGTCCGACGACAGCGTGCGCCGCGACCTGCGCGAACTCGCGGCCGCTGGCCTCTGCCAGCGCGTCTACGGCGGGGCGCTGCCCGTGTCGGCGGCCCTCGCGCAGTACGCGGACCGCACCCTCGTGCAGCCAGCCAGCAAGGACCGGATCGCCACACGCGCGGCCCAACTGATCACTCCGGGCAGCACCGTCATCCTCGACGGCGGCACGACAACCCTCGCCGTGGTGCGCGCGCTCCCCGCCGAGCTGGTCTGCACCGTCATCACCCACAGCCCCACCATTGCCGCCGCCCTGGTGCCGCACGCGGGCGTGGAGGTCTACCTGATCGGCGGGCGCCTGTTCAAGCACTCGGCGGTCGCCTGCGGAGCCGCCGCGGTCGAGGCCGCCCAGGCGGTGTCGGCCGACCTCTTCCTCCTCGGCGTGACGGGCGTGCACGCCACCGCGGGGCTCACCACCGGAGACGTGGAGGAAGCCGCGATGAAGCGCGCGCTTGCCGGGCGGGCCGCCGACACCTATGTGCTGGCGAGCGCGGAGAAGGTCGGCGCAGCCTCCCCCTACCGGGTGCTGCCGCTCGGCGACGTCGCGGGCATCGTCACCGACACCGCCGCGGACCACCCGGCGCTGGTCGACCTGCGCGACGCCGGCGTCGCCATCCTGGCTGCCTGA
- a CDS encoding NUDIX domain-containing protein, with protein sequence MDRPDGRGRTGLHLAATGPHGNPDVTVGQVEVTSDGWHVLRRTTFDYRRRDGRVVREQRETYDRGNGATILLYDPVRRTVLLTRQFRYPAYANGHPDGMLIETAAGLLDDEAPEVAIRRETGEELGVDVGELRHVFDLYMSPGSVTERVHFYVAAYAPADRVAPGGGLAEEGEDIEVLEIPTDDALLMVADGRIVDGKTVILLQWAALTGLL encoded by the coding sequence ATGGACCGGCCCGACGGCCGCGGCCGCACCGGGCTGCACCTGGCCGCGACCGGGCCGCACGGCAATCCGGACGTCACGGTGGGCCAGGTCGAGGTGACCAGCGACGGTTGGCACGTGCTGCGTCGCACCACGTTCGACTACCGGCGCCGCGACGGCCGCGTGGTGCGGGAGCAGCGCGAGACCTATGACCGCGGCAACGGAGCGACCATCCTGCTCTACGACCCGGTGCGCCGCACGGTGTTGCTCACGCGCCAGTTCCGCTACCCCGCCTACGCCAACGGGCACCCCGACGGCATGCTCATCGAGACCGCCGCCGGGCTGCTTGACGACGAGGCCCCCGAGGTGGCGATCCGCCGCGAGACGGGCGAGGAGCTCGGCGTCGACGTGGGGGAGCTGCGGCACGTCTTCGACCTCTATATGAGCCCCGGGTCCGTCACCGAGCGGGTGCACTTCTACGTGGCCGCCTACGCGCCCGCCGATCGGGTTGCTCCGGGCGGTGGCCTGGCCGAGGAGGGCGAGGACATCGAGGTGCTCGAGATCCCGACCGACGACGCTCTGCTTATGGTTGCCGACGGCCGCATCGTCGACGGCAAGACCGTCATCCTGCTGCAGTGGGCGGCGCTGACGGGTCTGCTCTGA